A segment of the Chryseobacterium scophthalmum genome:
AAATCCACCATAACCGGCGTATGTTCTTCGTAATGAATTGTATCTGTTTTTGATATTTGAACAGGCTTCTTTAAAAGAAATTCCTTCTTTTTCTAGTTTTTCAGGCGTAATTCCTGTCAATTTTGTACAATATTCACTTACTTCCGATTGTGTCGGTTTTATCAAATAGCTTCTTTTGTCTTCGATATTTCCGTCCGACATATTGAGTTTGCAAATTCCGATTTCAATAATTTCTCTTTTTTGATTTTCAGGAGTTTGCCCTTTTTCCCAACATGTAGCTTCGATATCTATGACAATTACTTTGTCGTATAAAAACATTTTAATTTATTTTTTAATTGGAAAAGTAAATATTCAATGCTTTGATAATACTTTTCACGTTCGTATTTGGATAAAATCCGGAACTGTTGATACAATTTATTTCAACAATCTTCCAACCTTCATTGGTTAAACAAATATCCATTACAAAAGCTTCTTCAAGATTAAAAATTTGAATCATTTTATTGGCGAAATTTAATCCATCTTCTGACACGTTTTCTTCGAAAGGCGCATTATCATTAAATTTATAATATCCTGCATCGATAATCTGTCCGCCAACAATCCAAAGTCGAGCTTCTTTTATTGTTAGTTTCGCTTCAGAAATCTGAACCAAAGAATCTTCTGTAATTCTGTTGGATTGATTTTCCAATGCTTCAAAAACAAAATCTTTCCATTCTGTTTCACTGAAAACTTTTCCTGTGAAAATTTTAGCTTCATTGTAAGGTTTGATGAATTTAATTTCATCTTTTTTCCAAATCAATTCTTCTGAAATTTTATGAACGGAAACTTTGTGATTCAAAAGGTTTTCACCATAATATTTGGAATACGCTTCATACAAATGATTGCCTCCGTAAAAAGAACCGGGAAACCAATTGGTATTTTGTTTTGCCAATCTTGCAATTGTTACCGAACCGTAAACGAAAACATCTTTTCTGTCTGTTTCGAAATCTATTTTCTCTGAGTTTGGAGGAATATTAATTACATGATAATCAATATTTAATTCTTCCAAAGCATCAAAAATTTTGTAATGGTCTGGGTCTAAATACACATTAGCCTGAACTAAAAAATACATGGTTATTAGTTTTTAAAGGTTCTTTATTTGCTTTTTACAATATTTGCTAATTCCAGTTTTGCATCTTCAGGAAATCCTGAAAGCCCCGGAATATCGTTGTATTCTAAAATCACTTTTTCTCCGTTTTCTGTTTCAAGAACATCAATCGCAATGATATCTGCTTCAATGTTATCCCGTAACAGCTTTACTTTTTCTATCCATTCTATTTCAGGCTCGATGATTTGATATTCCTGAGTTAATGAATTAGCTTTCCAATATTTGCCTTTTCTTTTCATTGCCCAAACTTTATCATTTATAGCCAGATAACGAATATCATATTTATAGTTAATAAATTTCTCTGTCGTCACATAATCCTGATGAATAAACAGCAAATCTTTCAGCTCTTCCCATTGTTCTTCGGTCGAAACCAAACTTTTCCCGTATCCACCGTGATGATTTCCAACTTTAACCACAAAAGGAAATTGAGTTTCGAGATTTTTCAGTTGAGCTGTATTGGTTGCTACATTAAAATCAATAACAGGTAGTCCAAGTTTTTTTAATCTATTTAACATTGATAATCTATCGTAACCCATTAATAATGTTGAAGCTGAATTCACACAAGGAACTCCTGAATATTCAATTAATTCCAAAATATTTCTGTGTTTTGCTTCTGGATTTATAGCTCCCAATCTCCAAAAAATCACGTCAGGTTTACAAACTCCATCTGCATCGATTACATACAATTCAGCATCTTTTACAATAAATTCTGAGGTCTGAACTTTTTTCTGAACCACATTAAATCCTGCAAAATAATCTTTCCAGTATTTTTCTCCGTTAATGATTAAAATTGTTTTCATTGTTTTATTTTTTTAAGATTAAACCATCATATCAGCACAATTTGAACTTGCAAATGCGTAAGGTTTTGCTTTAAATATATAACCCATTCCAAGGATATATCCCATTGCATCTTTCAAAGCGACATTGGATTTAAAATCCGGGTCGGTGTTAATGTCTGCGTGTACCTCCATTTCCACATCATAAGTTTCCAGAATTGAGCAAATGGCATAGGCGATTTCTACGGATTTGTTGACCTCATTCAACATTCGCTCTTTGATACTGATATTCTGTATTTCTCTTTCTTTTCTGATAAAGGTAAACGCTCCTTTTCCCTCACGAATAAAGACAACTGCCGTAGCATAATTAATGGCATCACCGTAAACGTGGGAATCTGAACCCACACAAACTTTCAGTCGATATCCATTTGCCTGTTCGCGAATGATGGCTTCTTCTACCAGCTGTGTGATAGAATGTTGGAAAATTTTTCCTGTCATGTTTTGCCATGTTTGTTGTTGCGTTTCCATTTTTTCTACATGTTTTGTTTTGTCTAAATTTTTATTAATTATATGTCAATGGTGAATCGTCAATTCGTTTTAATGTCAATTTATTGACTCTTCACTTTTTGCACTCCGAACTGGACTCGAACCAATACCATCAGTTTTGGAGACTGAGATGCTGCCATTACACTATCGAAGCTTTTTTTGTTGATTCATCAGGACTCGAACCTGAACAACAAGAGTCAAAGTCTTATGTGCTGACCAATTACACTATGAATCAATTCATTAGTAACGAGTAATAGGTAATTAGTAATTTTTTTTGTGTAATTTAATTACTCATTGCTCATCACTTATTAATCATATCCTGCGGAACAGACAGGAATCGAACCTGTACCTTTAGTTTTTCAGACTAACGTGCAGACCTGCTACACCACTCTTCCATTTTTATAAGTAATGAGTAATTGGTAATTAGTAATATTAAAATCATACTTCAATTAGTGTTTGCAATAATTACTCATCGCTCATTACCCATTACTTATATTTTTTGTACCTCTCCCCAGATTCGAACTGGGACTTTACGAAGTTTAAGACCGTTTTCTCTGCCAATTGGAATAGAGAGGCAATTTTGTACGGGAAAAGGGAGTCGAACCCTCAATATCTTGAGCCTAAATCAAGTGCGTCTGCCAGTTCCGCCATTCCCGCAAGTTTCTATGAGGAATAAGTAATGTGTAATTAATTATATAAATTCTTCCTTAATAATTTATGTTGGCAATAATTACTCATTGCCCATTACTCATATTTTGTACTCTATAAGGGAATCGAACCCTTGTTTCCTGCTCGAAAGGCAGGCGTCCTGAACCGTTAGACGAATAGAGCATTTCTTGTGAATGGTGAATCGTCAATTTGCTTTGCAGTCAAGTTTTAAATTCACTTGCGTAGTAAAATTCAGCATCCACATTTCACTTTCTTTGACCACTAACCAGGAGTCGAACCTGAACAACAAGAGTATATTTCCTGCATGCTTCCTTTACATTATAAGCGGTTGGTGGAAGTAGTAGGATTCGAACCTACTCAGCAATGAAGCAACAGATTTACAGTCTGCCCCGACTCTCCAACTTCGGCGTACTTCCTTTTTTATAGATAATAATTGATAGAAGATGAATGATTTTCATTCTAACTTCTAATTTCTAACATCTAATTTCTCATTTGAAGAAAACAAAGCCTGTCTTTTATTTTTAGTTTGATGTAAGAACTTCTACGCTCGACAAACTGTTATTTTCTTCGGAACTAATCTCATTTTAGTTATTTGAGATGGTTATGGGATTCAAACCCACTCAGCTTACGCAACGGTTTTACAGACCGCCCCGACTCTTCCTCTTCGGCGAACCATCGTTTTTTTTTAACTAGTTTTGGGTTTCTAATTGATAGTTTTTAGAAATATCACGTTTCTAATTTCTAATTGAAAAAAATAAAACCTGTCTTAATTTTTTGTTTGATATAAGAACTTCTGCGCTTTGACAAACTTTATTTTCACCTAAAAAATTGATATTATGTTTAAAAACCCCATCATCTTCATCTTCCAACCTTCATCTATTAATTTTCATTTTTTGAGTTAAGAAAAAGCCTGTCTATATTTTTGTGTTTTTTTGGCGTAAAGATCTTCTGCTCTCGACAAATTTTTTCTTTCTCTTTGAAACAATTAACATTTAGTTATTTGCGATCCCGGAAAGATTCGAACTTTCAACTTCTGGTTTAACAGACCAGCGCTCTACCATTGAGCTACGAAATCTTTTATGTGAACTGCCAATTATCAATTCCCTTTACTATCAATTTTCAAATTCACTTACGAAGTGAAATTCACTATTGACCATTCACATTATTGTACTCCATAAGAGAATCGAACTCTTATCTACTGCTCGAAAGGCAGCCGTCCTAAACCATTAGACGAATGGAGCAAATTGTCTGGAAAGCAAGATTCGAACTTGCGACCTCCCGCGTCCAAGACGGGTAAACAACCACCGTTATCTTTCCAGTTTTGCAGATTCACTTCAAAAATCTTTTCCGAGAGACAGTCGGATCGGAAATTTTCCGTGAATCTTTGCGGTCTATGCGAGATTGTTCATCATCACATACATTTTTTCTTTTGAATTCACGAATGCTTTGCATTTCGAACTCGCAGTGCCTGAGCGACAGTCAGACAGGTTACCATTACCTCAATAGACCATTTTTTGCGGAGAGCAAAGGAATCGAACCTTCACTACTGTCGTAGAACTCATTAGCAGTAAGCCGCAACAAACCAATATTTGCCTACTCTCCTTTTGTGACCTCGACAGGGTTCGAACCTGTAACCCTCGGTTTAGAAAACCAATGCTGTATCCAATTGAACTACGAGTTCTTTGTAACCCCAGAAAGGTTTGAACTTTCAACCCCCGGTTTAAAAGACCGGTGCTCTAACCATTTGAGCTATGGGATTCTATTTGTAATCTTAGAAGGGTTCGAACCTTCAACCTTTGGTGTCGTAAACCAATGCTCTATCCAATTGAGCTACAAGATTATATTTTGTAATCCCAGAAGGACTCGAACCTTCAACCTTCGGCGTATCAGACCGATGCTCCAACCAATTGAGCTATGAGATTATTTTAATTTAGTGAATGGTCAATTATTAATTCACTTAGCTTGTCAATATTTAAAATCTTTTTGCGAAAAAAGATTCACTGTTGACCATTCACATTTTGGGTATCTTCGGGGATCGAACCCTGTTCTCCGGTGCCACAAACCGACGCTTTACCAAATAAGCTAAAGAAACCATAAAAAAAGCGCCTCTTTTCGGGAGGCGCTTTATATTTTTTGACGTGTCGCTATATTAGCTGACCCATTTATATAAGCACCTTTTATCCACAAATTCACTATCAAGAATACACGCAAATCCCATCGGCTCTTGTCCGTCTCGTCCTGAATACTGATTAGATATGTTATGTAATTGTTTCATTATATTTTTGTTGTTTAAAATTGTTTTTTGAAAAGATTAAAAACGTGTTGCTTTTAATTTTCGGTTGCAAAGTAAGTATGAAATTTTTAAATCCGCAAATTTATTTTTCAGTTAACTTTATGAAAATCAATTTATTATACTTAGTTTTTAGAATAGGGAATTTTTGTCCGTAATATTTTACAGATATCAATTTTACCTAAATGACTGTCTCTCATTGGTTTTCCTATCACGTCTTATTTTCTAATTATTTGTTCATTGTTGATTAAATTATTTTCACTTTTATGGTTATTTTTTTTCATTCTAAATAATTTCCGCCCTAAAAACACAAAAAACGCCTCGATGACCGAGGCGTTTCTGCAGTATTTTGATTAAATCTTTACGAGTTTACAGTAAAAAATTTTCAAAGCAAGCACATTTCGCCTCATCAGATATCATCCATTCATATCCAAACGATCCCTTTATTACAGGGCGATCGCATAGATTTAAACTGATATGTGCTCTTTGTATTGTCATAATTTTATTGAGGCAAAGATAATTGTTTTTCTTTTTTAATTTATAATTTTCACGAGAACGGGTAATAAAACCGATAGTTTTTAAAAGTTTTAATCATCAAATATTATAAATCATTACTGTCATTCTCTTCATTCAAAAATTTTTCAAGATCTGGAAGTAAGCTCCCTTGATAATCATATAAACTTTTATGTTCGGAAGTTCTAATAATTACAATCTCTTTTGCTTCCATTAATGAAAGTTGCGGAAATATTTCTCTGCTTTTTTTAATTGTAACCAATGTAGATTTATACTGTTCCATCATTTCATCTACAATTTCGTACACGCTTTTATTTTTATGTTTTAAATGAAGATACTTACTTGTATTATCCATTTTACAATTTTTAATCTTTTAATTAAATCAATTTCTAAACATTTTATTTCTCCCTGTTCTGTATCTCGAAATATCTTTTAAAATCACGTCATCTTTTGGATTGAAATGCTTCAGTTCATTGATGATGGAAGAATGATTTTCTATATTTTCGGCAATGATTTCGTAAGCGATATTCCTTGTTGTTTCCTGTAGTTTCGAATCTTTTTTAAACTCATGTTTCATCGCTTCCAAATAAATTAATTTCTTATCAGCAGGAGTTTTGAGGTATAAATTTTGAATTGTATGATTCAGGTCTTCAATAGTATTGATATTTACAAAATAGTTATTCAAGCAATTAAAAGCATCTTTATTTTCTTCCCAACCTTGTAAAAGAATTTTCTGAGCTTCTTCCGGAACATCCATTTTTTTTCGGTAAATAAGAGAAGCTTTCACCATCTGATCGTTGCTTACATAATCATCAACAACCATTTGGTAATAAGAATTCGCATTTTTGGTATCGTTAATTTGTATATAAAGATCACCCACTTTTTCTTTTTGCTCGAGCTCTTTATGCAGTTCAATCGATTTTTGATATTGTTTTGCTTTTTCAAAACACGATGCAGCCTCCGATTTATTTTTTAATTTCTTAAGGTAAATCACAGCAGCTTCGTTGTACAAACCACCATCTTCAAGCGTTTTTGCGCCACGATAATTGTCATTCAGCAAATTCATATAGACTTTTGCGGCTCTTGTATAATCTTTTTCTGCAATGTATTTTTCTGCTAATTCTTCGTACTTGTTTCTGATTCTGTCGAACAGTGAATTTTCGAGATAAAAATTTCCGCCACCGCCTTTTTTTCCTGAAGAATTTCCAGATTTTTCTTTATTTTCCAAAGCAATGACTACAAAAAATATAATTACCAAAACAACGATGAAAATAACCAAATTTCCAATGACGCTCCAAAATGTTTTCTGAAAAAGCTCAGCAAAAATCGCAATGATTTTAATAATTGCCAATACGACAAGCGCTCTCAGAAACTTATCGATAAACTTCTGCTTATTCATTTTCATCAGATTTTAAAATGGTTTTATCTTCGCGAAAAAGTCTGTACAAAAGAAGAGCTACACAAATAATCAATATCCAGACAAACCAATTATAGCCAAACATTTCGATGATTGGATAAAAAATATAGCTCAACAAAGCAATCAGAACAACCATGAGAAAAATCTTGATTCCTACGGGAACATTTTCGCCACCGAAATGTATTTTTTTCTTTTTAAAAATAAATGAATAAAATCCTACAACACCCGCCATTAAAACAATCAGCCAAAAAATTTCTGATGCCGAAACTTTTTCAGAATCATTTGATTCGCCTTTGTTTCCCTCAAGATAAGCCTGCGAATTTTCATCCATCTTAGAAACTGGCGGCTCAATAGTTCCGTAGCGTTTCCCTAAAGAGTCAGCCATCAAGATCTGTTTTTTATTAAGTACCATTTTCACGACACCTTTATCGGCAGGTATTCCGTTTCCTTCTTTTTTGAGAGAATCTGTGATTTTATTTTGCAGTTTTTCTGTATTTTCTGTAATTACTTTTACTATTTTTTTATTATAGATCGTTTTGAGAGAATCTTTTGTTTTTCCTTCATCAATTCTATATTTTTCAACATCTTTTTCCACATCAGTCATTGATTTTTCGTGAAATTCTTTCGTTGCTTCATGAAAATCGCTCATCAATTTCCCTCTTCGCTTTCTGTAAATAGAATCAATTTTTATATCGATATCAGTAATCCCAGATTTGAAAGCTAGAATTTTTCCGATCTTGTTTTGCTGTTGAACTTTCCCGGAATTCACATGTTCCTCGGTCTCATCCTTAGTCAACTGAAACCCGATTCTCGCAACTACAATTAAAATGATGAAAACAAAAAAGATCCAGCGGTAATTCCCAGAACCTGAGTTTTCACCTGAAGAATTATCACTTCCACCAAAAAAGTTTTGAAACCAGTTTCCAAATTTGAATTTATCAAAAACATCTCCTCTGGAAGTTCCCATAATATCTAACGGAACTCCCAATTCTACAGCTCTTTCAGGATATTTTTCAATATATTTTAAATATTTTTCGATTTCCTTTTTATTTCCTGCCATTACTTTTTTCATATCAAAAGGCAGGTTTTTCATCCACTCTTCTTCAGTCTGTGGTTTTTGAAGCGCCTCCATCACTTGGTCATCATCCATTTCAACCATAAAACTTTTAATTTCTTGGGGAATTGTTACTCCGTTTGATGGTTTTCGAATCTTATCTTCTGATCGTTTAGGGTGATCAATTAATGAGATCCAATCGATTTCTTCATTCAATTTTACCAAACCGAAATCGGGATGCATCACCAGAAGATCAGCATTGATATTTTGCCAGTCTTCAGGATTAAGCTTAGGATAAAAAGCAGTGTTTTCAGGGATGAAAAACCTGTCTTCAATACTTTGAAAATAAGAATTCTTGCCAATTTCAGAAGGTGCAAGGTTTTTAAAAATCAAAAAACATCCGTACAAAATATTCGGTTCGTTGGAAGGAATTGGAAATGACCGAACTTCATTTAAATCAATTCCTAAAATTTCCATTTCATGCAGCCAGGTCAATGGTGAAGAACCTTTAATTAAAAGTCCTTTTTTAGGATAATTGTTTTTCGGAAAAGGTTTAATTCTCAGTTCCATATTCTACAATTTGATGAATAAATGGGTCTAAATATTCCAAAATCATATCTTCCACTTTTCTTATCTTCAACAAAGTGGTTTCAGGCAGATAATATTCTGAACCTCCAAATTCTGTATGGCTCGCCAAAGCCAAATACCCAACTTCTGTCGATGGAATATAAAATTCCGGAATATTTTGATTACTGCTTTTAAAAGTCAGCATTCCACGGGAATCTGTAATGATTTCGCTACCTTCTGAAAATGTAAATCTATTTTTATTTTGCTGAGCATACATCTTCATCTGATATTTATTCCTGTAAAAAACCAATGAGTTATCATAATTTTTGGTCAGTTCATTATTAGAAATTACCAAGCCATGTTCAAAATTGATTCCTACATTGTTGAAATTGTTTAAAATTTTAACTCCAATATTATTCAGTTTATTGAGTTCAGTTTCAACTTTTGAATTGTTTTTATCCATTTCATTAACCTTGTCGAAAGTTTCTTCTAAAGAGATATCACCATCAATGTTTATCCTGTAATTGTAAGGAATATCAATTTGATGTAAATAAAAATTTTTATCAAAATAGATCAATTTATGCTGATGGGGAATTTTATGCCCTGACAAATTCAGTTCAGAATATTCTTTTGTATTTAAGTTTAATTTAGAAATCAATTTTTTATCTCGTTGATAATGGCATAAAATAAATTGATGTTGTTTGTTTTTAGCTAAAGCAAACTGACCTTTTGGTCTCACCGAAATATCTTCAAACAAAACCTCACAACCCCGATGAATTTTATACTGATCGTAATAATTTTTATTGTAATAATTATCAGACAAATAGGTTTTAAGCAACTGTTTTTTAGAACTTAAAATAAAAAACTCTCCTTCATACAAAAATGTAGCAATTCTGTTTTTTGAGATTGGAAATAAAATCGGATAATTCAAAGGAACATCAGCTTTTTCACTTCTCGGAGAGTTGTTATTTTCTCCTTTTTTATTTTTCTTTGGCGGATTTGCCCACAATTCCTGCAACGGAAGCATGATCTTCTGAACGTGTTTTCTTGTTCCTTTATGATGCTTGTAAAAATTCAATTCGCCTTCTGCAGAAGTTGTCACCAAAAATTTCAGTCGATCCCGATTTTCGTGAATGACTTTCTGTAGCTTTTGATTTGATAAATTTTCCTGATTGGTAATAAAAAAAACTTCAAGATCTTTCTCGGTATGCTCTTCACTAAAAAACTTTTCCAATGACTGAGAAACTTCCAAAACCGGACTTACGATATTGAGATGATCGATCACCTCCTCCACTTTATCAAGCTTGATCGGAATTGAATTTTGTCCTAAAGCAAAAACTTTACATTCGGAATGTGCTTTTGGATGTTTTATAACTGCAATGGCAGATGCAAACGCTAAAACTTTTGGAGTTCCCCAATTTTTTAGGGAAGTATCTATTAAAATAATTCTTTCAAAAACATTTTCTTCAGGCGGAATTTCACGCTGAATGTATAAAGCTTCATTATTTGCGACACGGTTCATAAAAACCTCATCTTCATTGGCAAATTCCGACAAAAGCATTCTGCTGAAATCACCTTTGTTGGTCATATCTGAAACGCCTCCAATCGGTTGTTCACCAGGAGAAAGGTGGCGCATAGGAATTTTTAATCCACTCCAGATTCTTTTAATTAAACTTCCAACTTGGAAAGTTTTGGGTTCTTCTATTAATTCCTGAATAAAATCTTTATCGGTTTCTATTGTTGTTTCTTCTTCAATAACTTCCTCTTCAATATCAGCAATTTTCAAATTACCTTTCATTACTTGAATAATCATTTGACTTGAAGGAAATTTCTCATTCAAAACAACCAAGATTCCTAAATCTTTGGAAAACTTCGAAACAGTAATTTCTATTTTCTGTGCTGAATCGGTAATTTTTCGTGAATTTCGTAAATATCCATTTAAAATATATTCCGATTGTTTTTCCGAAACATTATTGGATGCATACTTGAATATTGTCTGTAAAAGAAGAACTCTATTTTTTCCTTTTTTATAATTGTTATGGAGAGATTTTAATGTTTCTAAAAATTGAAATGCAGGACGAATCAAATGTTTAACATATTCATGCGTTGCCAAAGGATGTTTTCTGAGATTCGTTTTAATACCTTTTAAATCTAAATATCCTTCATTTGTTGCATATAAAGCCAATAAAAGAGGGCTCAAAATGGGTAAACCGTTAAGTTGAAGCTCCTTCAAAATCTCAATCAGATAAGGTCTATAAACAACAACCCCAATATTCTGAAACGAAATAAGATTATTTTCATTATAGCCGGTATCATCCGGAACATCTTCATCAGTCGCCCACTCCCAGAAATAATCTTCGTATGATTGGAAATATTCGGTTAACTCCATTCTTTTGATTTTTCAGTCAGACGAAATGAGCTTACAGATAGTTTTCTCAAATCTTCTTTTTTGATATTTAAAATACTTCCGGTTTCGCTCCACAAAAGCCAGTCTTCGTTGCATTCATTATATTTTCTTTGCAATAAAGAACTCAGATTTTTAAATTCAAAATCAAAACCTGTTGGTAGAAGATGATCATCTTTTAACCAAAAAGTTTTTCCGGGAAAGCTTAATAATGGAGTTCCCATAAACAATGCTTTATCATTAATGACGATCCAATCCAGTTTTTCTAATTTGAATTTTGGTGTCGTAATAATTACTTCTTTAATTTCCGAAATTGAGCAAAGCAAAGCCATTGCAGGCTGCTCTTCTTCAATAGATTTTAATTTGACATCAACCTTTTCCTCAATTTCAAAAAAATTATTATTTGAAATAGGAAAAGTAAGCTTTAAAGCTTTATCAATCGGGGCCCACAGCAAAGCGGTTCTCATTTTTTTACTCGGAACCAATGCATCCTTTCTGAATAAAAGTCCATCCCTCAATTCATACAAAATAAAATTCGGCAACTGCTGAATTTCCGATGAAGAAGCCTGTTCATCAGTAAAACCTTTCAGCCAGATTATTTCTTCATCTATCGCAATCTGAACAT
Coding sequences within it:
- a CDS encoding 3'-5' exonuclease, with translation MFLYDKVIVIDIEATCWEKGQTPENQKREIIEIGICKLNMSDGNIEDKRSYLIKPTQSEVSEYCTKLTGITPEKLEKEGISFKEACSNIKNRYNSLRRTYAGYGGFDKSIMESQCKEFDVSFPFSETYLDLKVLISLMTGEKPIGLLKELQARNIEFEGSNHNGADDAFNTAKLLYQVLKN
- a CDS encoding ATP-grasp domain-containing protein, whose protein sequence is MYFLVQANVYLDPDHYKIFDALEELNIDYHVINIPPNSEKIDFETDRKDVFVYGSVTIARLAKQNTNWFPGSFYGGNHLYEAYSKYYGENLLNHKVSVHKISEELIWKKDEIKFIKPYNEAKIFTGKVFSETEWKDFVFEALENQSNRITEDSLVQISEAKLTIKEARLWIVGGQIIDAGYYKFNDNAPFEENVSEDGLNFANKMIQIFNLEEAFVMDICLTNEGWKIVEINCINSSGFYPNTNVKSIIKALNIYFSN
- a CDS encoding ATP-grasp domain-containing protein, which translates into the protein MKTILIINGEKYWKDYFAGFNVVQKKVQTSEFIVKDAELYVIDADGVCKPDVIFWRLGAINPEAKHRNILELIEYSGVPCVNSASTLLMGYDRLSMLNRLKKLGLPVIDFNVATNTAQLKNLETQFPFVVKVGNHHGGYGKSLVSTEEQWEELKDLLFIHQDYVTTEKFINYKYDIRYLAINDKVWAMKRKGKYWKANSLTQEYQIIEPEIEWIEKVKLLRDNIEADIIAIDVLETENGEKVILEYNDIPGLSGFPEDAKLELANIVKSK
- a CDS encoding ribonuclease H-like YkuK family protein, whose product is METQQQTWQNMTGKIFQHSITQLVEEAIIREQANGYRLKVCVGSDSHVYGDAINYATAVVFIREGKGAFTFIRKEREIQNISIKERMLNEVNKSVEIAYAICSILETYDVEMEVHADINTDPDFKSNVALKDAMGYILGMGYIFKAKPYAFASSNCADMMV
- a CDS encoding tetratricopeptide repeat protein, producing MNKQKFIDKFLRALVVLAIIKIIAIFAELFQKTFWSVIGNLVIFIVVLVIIFFVVIALENKEKSGNSSGKKGGGGNFYLENSLFDRIRNKYEELAEKYIAEKDYTRAAKVYMNLLNDNYRGAKTLEDGGLYNEAAVIYLKKLKNKSEAASCFEKAKQYQKSIELHKELEQKEKVGDLYIQINDTKNANSYYQMVVDDYVSNDQMVKASLIYRKKMDVPEEAQKILLQGWEENKDAFNCLNNYFVNINTIEDLNHTIQNLYLKTPADKKLIYLEAMKHEFKKDSKLQETTRNIAYEIIAENIENHSSIINELKHFNPKDDVILKDISRYRTGRNKMFRN
- a CDS encoding APC family permease, which produces MELRIKPFPKNNYPKKGLLIKGSSPLTWLHEMEILGIDLNEVRSFPIPSNEPNILYGCFLIFKNLAPSEIGKNSYFQSIEDRFFIPENTAFYPKLNPEDWQNINADLLVMHPDFGLVKLNEEIDWISLIDHPKRSEDKIRKPSNGVTIPQEIKSFMVEMDDDQVMEALQKPQTEEEWMKNLPFDMKKVMAGNKKEIEKYLKYIEKYPERAVELGVPLDIMGTSRGDVFDKFKFGNWFQNFFGGSDNSSGENSGSGNYRWIFFVFIILIVVARIGFQLTKDETEEHVNSGKVQQQNKIGKILAFKSGITDIDIKIDSIYRKRRGKLMSDFHEATKEFHEKSMTDVEKDVEKYRIDEGKTKDSLKTIYNKKIVKVITENTEKLQNKITDSLKKEGNGIPADKGVVKMVLNKKQILMADSLGKRYGTIEPPVSKMDENSQAYLEGNKGESNDSEKVSASEIFWLIVLMAGVVGFYSFIFKKKKIHFGGENVPVGIKIFLMVVLIALLSYIFYPIIEMFGYNWFVWILIICVALLLYRLFREDKTILKSDENE